AAACAGTGGCCGTCGTATGTGCGGGTGGCCACCAGCCTGCCCCGCACCGAGACGTTCAAGGTGATCAAACGCCACCTGCAGGCCGAGGGCATCGACTGCGCCGACCCGGTCCATCCGATCCCGCGGCCATGACCGGGCAGCCACTGCGGCTCGACGAGCTGGGCGCCGATCCGGCCTCGGTGCTGAAGGTGGTGGCCTACTTCGACGACCTCGACGATCGACGGTGCGGCGCCGCAGATCTGGTGCGGGCGGCCGCACGGCTGGCGGGTTGTCCGGTGGCGGCGCGCGCCGACGACCCGCTGTGCTTCGACGCGGCCGGCGCCGCGCTGAACCCCGGGGTGGATCTCGACGAGGGCGACGTGCGGGTGCTGCGCGACGGCCCCGCGGCCCCGCTGGACGCGGTGGTGCGCGATCGGCTGCGGCGCAGCCTGCGGCTGTGCCGGGCGCGCCGCTTTCCCGCACCCGCGCTGGGCGATCCCGCGCTGGTGGAGGTGGTGATCTCCAGCCGGCAGGATCCGGCCGCCCGGGCGCGGGCCGCCCGGCTGCTGGGGTTCGACGAGTCGCTTCCGGTCCGGGTGCTGGCGGTGTCGACCGACGCGCCGGCCACGCTGTCGGTGGTGCTCGATGTGCTCGGCGGCGACCGGGTGCGCACCACGACGATCGGCACCACGATCGCGGTGGCATACCAGGGGTCCCGCGACGCCCGTACCCTGTCGGACGCGCTGGAGGACGCCATCTCGGCGGCCTTCCCGACCCCGCTGCCGGCCGGCGCCGGACGCGGCCCGTGGATCGGAATCGGTTCTCCCACCGATATTTTCAGCACACCGACGTCGTGGCATCAGGCTCGGCGTGCGCTGCGCTTCGCCTCCTCGACCGGGTACGGCCGGCGCGCGATCGCCTTCGAACGGCTCAGCGTCCTCGAGCTGCTCGCCGATCTGCCCGTCGACGCCGTGCTGAGTAATCCGGACGTGGCCCGCATCGACGAACTGGCCGCCACCCCGGCCGGCGCGGTCGAGGTGGCCACCGCCGAGGCGTTCTGCAAGTACGGTTCGCTGCGCCGCACCGCCGAGGAGCTCTACGTCCACCACAGCACCGTCGCCAGCCGACTCGCCCACGTGGCCGAGCGGATGGGTTGGGACTTCGACGATCCGATGGACCGGTTCATCGCCACGCTGGTGTTCCTCGTCCGGCGGATCGCACTGTCGTCGGCCGAACTCGGTGACACCGGGTGACCCGACAGTCGTCGGTGTCGAGGCGCCCGACCCCCGACTCCTGTCGGATGTGCCCGCGGCTGCACGCCGCCGATCATCGGGGACGAACAGCCCGAACCGAGGAGACAGTGATGGCGATCATCGACCCCACCAAGACCTGGGCGCCGCTGGAGCAGCGGTTGGCCCGCACCACCCACCCGCGGCACCGGCAGATGCTGGCGGTGGTCATCGAACACATGAAGGCCGAGGCGATTCCGGACATGCAGCGGCTGATGGCGACGCTGTCGCCGAACCCGGACTACCACTTCTGGATCGGCGGTGCCGATGCCGGGCCGAAGGGCACCGACGGGGTGCGCGCCTACTACACCGCGTTGCTCGAAAGCGGAACGAACGTCCTGGAATTCGAGGTGGACCGGCTGATCGTCGATGACGACAACGTGGTCACCGAAGGTTGGATCAAGATGATCTACCCGGGCCGCGAGGCAGCCGCGCTGGGGGTCGAGATCGACGATCCGGCCGGGGATTACCTGCTGGTGTTCCGTCAGCTCGTGGTGTGGCCGATCGACGCCGACGGCCTGATCCGGGGCGAGGACGCCTACTACACCGGACCGGTCAGCGTGACCAAACTGAGCACGGACGACCTGCCGCGGAAGTACGTTGAGCACAAGGTTGATAGAACGACCGACAAAAGGGGAACACCGGTTATCAATGCGTGAACACGAACCCGAGCCGGCCAACGATATCGCCTCGATGCTGCTCGCCCGCGTCGGCGACGAGCACCTCGGGCTGCGCACCCGCGAGGCGGACTGGACCTGGGACGCGGTGGTGCGCGAGTCGGCCGCCCGCGCGGCGCTGGCGCAGGCGCTGCGCCGGCCGGGCCCGTTCCACATCGGGGTGCTGCTGGACAACGTGCCGGACTTCGTGTTCTGGCTCGGCGCCGCGGCACTCGCCGAGGCGACGATCGTGGGCATCAACCCGACCCACGGGGACGAGCAGCTCGCCGCCGGGGTCCACCACACCGACTGTCAGCTGATCGTCACCGACCGGCGCCGCATCGACCGGCTGCGCGGCCTCGATCTCGGTCTGGACCCCGACCGGTTCCTGGTCGTCGACGAGCCCGGCTACCGGTCCGCGGTCGACGCGCACCGGGGCGCGGTGACGGTCGCCGACGGGGTGGGACCGGCATCGCTGCTGTTGCTGTTGTTCACCTCCGGCACCACCGGCACGTCCAAGGCGGTGCGCTGCACCCAGGGCCGGCTGGCCGCG
The window above is part of the Mycolicibacterium hassiacum DSM 44199 genome. Proteins encoded here:
- a CDS encoding PucR family transcriptional regulator gives rise to the protein MTGQPLRLDELGADPASVLKVVAYFDDLDDRRCGAADLVRAAARLAGCPVAARADDPLCFDAAGAALNPGVDLDEGDVRVLRDGPAAPLDAVVRDRLRRSLRLCRARRFPAPALGDPALVEVVISSRQDPAARARAARLLGFDESLPVRVLAVSTDAPATLSVVLDVLGGDRVRTTTIGTTIAVAYQGSRDARTLSDALEDAISAAFPTPLPAGAGRGPWIGIGSPTDIFSTPTSWHQARRALRFASSTGYGRRAIAFERLSVLELLADLPVDAVLSNPDVARIDELAATPAGAVEVATAEAFCKYGSLRRTAEELYVHHSTVASRLAHVAERMGWDFDDPMDRFIATLVFLVRRIALSSAELGDTG
- a CDS encoding nuclear transport factor 2 family protein: MAIIDPTKTWAPLEQRLARTTHPRHRQMLAVVIEHMKAEAIPDMQRLMATLSPNPDYHFWIGGADAGPKGTDGVRAYYTALLESGTNVLEFEVDRLIVDDDNVVTEGWIKMIYPGREAAALGVEIDDPAGDYLLVFRQLVVWPIDADGLIRGEDAYYTGPVSVTKLSTDDLPRKYVEHKVDRTTDKRGTPVINA